Proteins encoded by one window of Rubrobacter indicoceani:
- the mutM gene encoding bifunctional DNA-formamidopyrimidine glycosylase/DNA-(apurinic or apyrimidinic site) lyase yields MPELPEVETILRDVQRYIAGAEVAGAEVLDERIAGHPGSEVFLKRLTGRSITEAWRRGKHLVLGLDSGDSLVLQLKIGGQLLLVPPVEMPTTDLMLRLDLEDGRKVVLRDETSYTRAQVFTAQELEERFANLGPEPFDKAFTVDYLPESIGKRRAQIKPLLLDQRTVAGVGNIYVDEALFEAGINPRRKASSLLRAEWERLHRAIVSNLEAGIEHRGTTFSLYRDLLGRKGTHQDHLKVFLRTGKECPGCGGVVVKMTVGGRATFVCETCQPEEGEKDTGSEGAEQLELL; encoded by the coding sequence ATGCCCGAGCTTCCCGAAGTCGAGACCATCCTCCGCGACGTGCAGAGATACATCGCCGGGGCAGAGGTTGCCGGGGCAGAGGTGCTGGACGAACGGATCGCTGGACATCCCGGCTCGGAGGTTTTCCTGAAGCGGCTCACCGGGAGGTCCATTACGGAGGCGTGGCGGCGCGGAAAGCATCTGGTTCTCGGGCTGGACAGTGGCGATTCGCTGGTGTTGCAGTTGAAGATCGGCGGCCAGTTGCTGCTCGTGCCGCCCGTGGAAATGCCGACGACCGATCTGATGCTCCGCCTCGACCTCGAAGACGGACGAAAAGTCGTTCTGCGCGACGAGACAAGCTATACGCGGGCGCAGGTTTTCACGGCGCAGGAGCTGGAGGAACGCTTCGCGAACCTCGGGCCGGAGCCGTTCGACAAGGCTTTCACCGTTGACTATCTCCCGGAGAGCATCGGGAAGCGCAGGGCGCAGATCAAACCGCTGTTGCTGGACCAGAGAACGGTCGCCGGGGTCGGGAACATCTACGTGGACGAAGCTTTGTTCGAGGCGGGCATCAACCCGAGGCGAAAGGCGAGTTCGCTTTTGCGGGCCGAGTGGGAGAGGCTGCACCGGGCCATCGTGTCCAACCTCGAAGCCGGTATCGAGCATCGCGGGACGACGTTCAGCCTGTACCGGGATCTGCTCGGGAGAAAAGGGACGCACCAGGATCACCTGAAGGTTTTCCTGAGAACGGGTAAGGAGTGTCCGGGGTGCGGCGGTGTGGTCGTAAAAATGACCGTCGGCGGTCGGGCGACGTTTGTCTGCGAGACGTGTCAGCCGGAGGAAGGCGAGAAAGACACCGGTTCCGAAGGAGCGGAACAGTTAGAATTGCTATAA
- a CDS encoding TenA family transcriptional regulator translates to MGSREMESREFLELLKRDVMGHPSLVHPFLERFSGGDADEEGIRAFAVQYYRHVRVSRLYLAALISNCKDDEPLQLSLATVLLDEYGGLKPEETHPALYRRFMAALGLSEEQWSEPGTLPEIEAYIAVHEAMTGHPDVRLGLGAMGPASEWPVPPIYARLASGLRKAAGLDDRDLEIFISHVTMDVEHARIMMDATEPYVRDEAGQARVREGAMRSLDARGVMLDGLYRAVYREPAPLYSRPAVVS, encoded by the coding sequence ATGGGGTCAAGAGAGATGGAGTCGAGGGAATTTCTTGAGCTTTTGAAGCGGGATGTGATGGGGCATCCGTCGCTTGTTCATCCGTTTCTGGAGCGGTTCTCGGGTGGGGATGCGGATGAGGAGGGGATACGGGCGTTTGCGGTGCAGTATTACCGGCACGTGCGGGTGAGCCGGTTGTATCTTGCGGCTTTGATCTCGAACTGCAAGGACGACGAACCCTTGCAGCTTTCGCTGGCTACCGTGCTTCTGGACGAGTACGGGGGCCTCAAACCGGAGGAGACGCACCCGGCACTGTACCGGAGGTTCATGGCTGCGCTCGGCCTTTCGGAGGAGCAGTGGAGTGAGCCGGGGACCCTGCCGGAGATAGAGGCGTACATCGCCGTTCACGAGGCGATGACAGGGCACCCCGACGTGCGGCTCGGTCTCGGGGCGATGGGGCCGGCGAGCGAGTGGCCCGTGCCGCCCATCTACGCCCGGCTTGCGAGCGGTCTGAGAAAGGCCGCCGGGCTCGACGACCGCGACCTCGAGATCTTTATCAGCCACGTAACCATGGACGTGGAGCACGCAAGGATCATGATGGACGCGACCGAGCCGTACGTTCGGGACGAGGCGGGGCAGGCCAGGGTGCGGGAGGGCGCGATGCGCTCCCTCGATGCGCGGGGCGTTATGTTGGACGGGCTGTACCGCGCCGTATACCGCGAACCCGCACCACTCTACTCGCGGCCTGCGGTGGTCTCATAG
- a CDS encoding diacylglycerol/lipid kinase family protein: METSGKRARVICNPNSGGGDYDPQSVKAELDQFDIEWIKTSQSGEACKLAREYKGGLLIVIGGDGTVNEVVNGLGQAGFPEDVTLAILPTGTGNDLAATLAVPEDPDLAEDAIRKGRVRKLDAARVRSEGKKEKFFINVATGGFGAAASGENDESMKSTWGKLSYLRATLEAARKFDARDTLLTLDGEERRIQAVNIVVGNCRYAGGGWLAAPVANPEDGLLDVVVIEPLGMKSMLGLAPAAFAEYDYLGTEGVFHARARSIRVYTEPEGLEFTADGEVIGDEPARFDIVPGALKVIVGDEYIAEPGG, encoded by the coding sequence ATGGAGACATCGGGGAAAAGGGCGCGGGTCATATGCAACCCCAACTCCGGCGGGGGCGACTACGACCCGCAGAGCGTCAAAGCCGAGCTGGATCAGTTCGACATCGAGTGGATAAAGACCAGCCAGAGCGGCGAGGCGTGTAAGCTGGCCCGCGAATACAAGGGTGGTCTGCTCATCGTTATAGGTGGTGACGGCACCGTGAACGAAGTCGTCAACGGCCTCGGTCAGGCCGGGTTCCCCGAAGACGTAACCCTCGCCATCCTTCCGACCGGGACCGGAAACGACCTGGCGGCCACCCTTGCAGTCCCCGAAGACCCGGACCTCGCCGAAGACGCCATCCGCAAGGGTCGGGTCAGAAAGCTCGACGCCGCACGGGTGCGCTCCGAAGGCAAAAAGGAGAAGTTCTTTATAAACGTCGCGACCGGAGGTTTCGGGGCCGCAGCCTCCGGCGAAAACGACGAGAGCATGAAAAGCACCTGGGGCAAGCTCTCCTACCTTCGCGCGACGCTCGAAGCCGCCAGAAAGTTCGACGCTCGCGACACCCTCCTCACCCTCGACGGTGAAGAACGCCGCATCCAGGCCGTCAACATCGTTGTCGGAAACTGTCGGTACGCGGGCGGGGGCTGGCTCGCCGCTCCGGTCGCCAACCCGGAAGACGGTCTGCTGGACGTCGTTGTTATAGAGCCGCTCGGGATGAAAAGCATGCTCGGTCTCGCGCCGGCGGCCTTCGCCGAATACGATTATCTCGGCACCGAGGGCGTGTTCCACGCAAGGGCCAGGAGCATCCGTGTGTACACCGAACCCGAGGGGCTGGAGTTCACCGCGGACGGCGAGGTAATAGGCGACGAACCCGCACGGTTCGACATCGTGCCGGGCGCGCTCAAGGTTATCGTTGGCGACGAGTACATCGCCGAGCCGGGGGGTTAG
- a CDS encoding MoaD/ThiS family protein, with protein sequence MQGITVVLFGAAADRAGTRTVELSAAGVSTLDDVWFGLVEAHPGLAPMQTMLAFAVNGEYAERGAPVAAGDEVAVLPPVSGG encoded by the coding sequence GTGCAGGGAATCACGGTAGTGCTCTTCGGGGCCGCCGCCGACCGGGCCGGGACCCGTACCGTGGAGCTGTCCGCAGCGGGCGTTTCGACGCTCGACGACGTATGGTTCGGCCTTGTCGAGGCTCACCCCGGCCTGGCCCCGATGCAGACGATGCTCGCCTTCGCGGTCAACGGCGAGTACGCCGAACGGGGTGCGCCCGTTGCGGCCGGAGACGAAGTGGCCGTCCTGCCGCCGGTCTCCGGGGGATGA
- a CDS encoding molybdenum cofactor biosynthesis protein MoaE, whose translation MIDHFAIVEKEIDIPAMLDAARRPDCGAIDLFVGTTRVDESSGSLVEYLEYEAYRPMADRKLAQVGEEIRERWDVGYVSIIHRLGRVEPAEASVAIVVAAPRRGAAFEASRYAIERIKEVVPIWKREVWSDGYVWVGSQVRTRPPG comes from the coding sequence TTGATCGACCACTTCGCGATAGTCGAAAAAGAGATAGACATCCCGGCGATGCTCGACGCCGCGCGCAGGCCCGACTGCGGCGCGATAGACCTCTTTGTCGGGACGACGCGGGTAGACGAATCATCCGGGTCGCTCGTCGAGTACCTTGAGTACGAAGCGTACCGCCCGATGGCCGACCGGAAGCTCGCTCAGGTAGGCGAGGAGATCCGCGAGCGGTGGGACGTGGGCTACGTCTCCATAATCCACCGGCTCGGGCGGGTCGAGCCCGCCGAGGCCAGCGTCGCTATAGTCGTCGCCGCCCCGAGGCGCGGTGCGGCCTTCGAGGCCAGCCGGTACGCCATAGAACGCATAAAGGAGGTGGTGCCGATCTGGAAACGCGAGGTCTGGTCGGACGGCTACGTCTGGGTCGGCAGCCAGGTCAGGACGCGCCCGCCGGGGTAA
- a CDS encoding putative bifunctional diguanylate cyclase/phosphodiesterase translates to MEPVGSSDPFSLLASLTDGVYVTDANLSVIAANPALLAMTGYPAEEITGRDAHELFHHTNPAGGPYRREDSPVYRTLTTGQAHRISRESLWSRDGTGLPVEYTCSPIKAGGDTTGVIVIFRDTAARRRRERLAREREERFRVLFQNSSDIILVSDARRVVRYASPSVERLVGHRPEDLVGGSLLDLLHPDDAEEVVRVTDEARRKGGLTRPVELRWRRADGAWRTSEMIVSNLFHEPTVRGLVMSIRDVTDRKVLEEHIAHQAFHDALTGLPNRSLFMDRLTLALKRSKRSSRAVATLFMDLDNFKVINDTLGHEAGDNLLVEIARRLKICLRESDTAARFGGDEFTVLLEDINGEDDALMVARRIRDEVRKPFVLAGREVFVTTSLGISLNIYGDEAPTDLLRHADIAVYDAKKQGRNRYAVFVPEMNARVTEQLILGNDLGRALERNEFVVLYQPNVSLSSGRIVAVEALLNWDHPDRGRLAPGQFIPIAEQTGTILPIGLWVLEEACRQARAWDSLPGHPPVNVSVNLSALQLRSRDFPGDVRRILRETELESSRLSIEISEGLLSDVASVAESLSSLKELGVGLALDDFGTGNSSLSTLRELPLDTLKIDRYFVDDLKDDGAGTGVVKALVELAHTLGLRVVAEGVETSRQLSLLREMGCEVAQGYHISRPVEAEAAGRLITSGLRWT, encoded by the coding sequence GTGGAGCCGGTCGGTTCTTCTGATCCCTTCTCCCTCCTCGCCTCCCTCACCGATGGCGTGTACGTCACCGATGCGAACCTGAGCGTAATCGCCGCAAACCCCGCGCTTCTCGCCATGACCGGGTATCCGGCGGAGGAGATCACGGGCCGCGACGCCCACGAGCTGTTCCATCATACAAACCCTGCGGGCGGGCCTTACCGCAGAGAAGACTCGCCCGTCTACCGGACGCTCACGACCGGGCAGGCCCACAGAATCTCCCGGGAATCACTCTGGAGCAGAGACGGAACCGGGCTTCCCGTCGAGTACACCTGCTCCCCGATAAAAGCGGGCGGGGATACGACCGGCGTGATAGTCATCTTCCGCGATACCGCGGCCCGGAGGCGCAGGGAACGACTTGCAAGAGAGCGCGAAGAGCGGTTTCGGGTGCTGTTCCAGAACTCCTCGGACATCATCCTCGTCTCGGACGCCCGGCGCGTGGTGCGGTACGCGAGCCCCTCCGTCGAGCGTCTCGTGGGCCACAGGCCGGAAGACCTCGTCGGAGGGTCGCTTCTGGACCTCCTCCACCCCGACGACGCCGAAGAAGTCGTGCGCGTAACCGACGAAGCGCGCAGGAAAGGCGGGTTGACCCGTCCGGTCGAACTTCGGTGGCGCAGGGCCGACGGGGCGTGGCGTACAAGCGAGATGATCGTCAGCAACCTTTTCCACGAACCGACGGTGCGCGGCCTCGTGATGAGCATCCGCGACGTAACCGACCGAAAGGTGCTGGAAGAACACATAGCCCACCAGGCCTTCCACGACGCGCTCACCGGCCTGCCGAACCGGAGCCTCTTCATGGACCGCCTCACCCTCGCGCTCAAGCGCAGCAAGCGCAGCAGCCGGGCCGTCGCGACGCTCTTCATGGACCTCGATAACTTCAAGGTCATCAACGATACCCTCGGACACGAGGCCGGGGACAACCTTCTTGTGGAGATAGCCCGCCGGCTGAAGATCTGCCTGAGGGAATCCGACACCGCCGCCCGCTTCGGCGGCGACGAGTTCACCGTGCTGCTGGAGGATATAAACGGCGAGGACGACGCGCTGATGGTCGCCCGCAGAATCCGCGACGAAGTCCGCAAACCCTTTGTCCTTGCCGGGCGGGAGGTCTTTGTCACGACGAGCCTCGGCATCTCCCTCAACATCTACGGCGACGAAGCCCCGACCGACCTTCTCCGGCACGCCGACATCGCCGTCTACGACGCGAAAAAGCAGGGCCGCAACCGCTACGCCGTCTTTGTTCCGGAGATGAACGCCCGCGTAACCGAGCAACTCATACTCGGCAACGACCTCGGACGCGCCCTCGAACGCAACGAGTTCGTTGTTCTCTACCAACCGAACGTATCGCTCTCCTCGGGCCGCATAGTCGCCGTCGAGGCGCTTCTTAACTGGGATCACCCCGACAGGGGCCGCCTCGCGCCGGGACAGTTCATCCCGATAGCGGAGCAGACCGGGACGATCCTCCCGATCGGGCTCTGGGTTCTTGAAGAAGCCTGCCGTCAGGCCCGGGCCTGGGACTCCCTGCCCGGTCACCCCCCGGTCAACGTCTCCGTCAACCTCTCCGCCCTGCAACTCCGCTCGCGGGACTTCCCCGGCGACGTGCGGCGCATCCTCCGGGAAACGGAACTCGAAAGCTCCCGGCTCTCCATCGAGATATCCGAGGGGCTGCTCTCGGACGTCGCCTCCGTTGCGGAAAGCCTGTCTTCGCTCAAGGAACTCGGCGTCGGCCTTGCTCTGGACGATTTCGGCACGGGCAACTCTTCGCTCTCGACCCTTCGAGAACTGCCTCTCGACACCCTGAAGATAGACAGGTACTTCGTGGACGACCTCAAGGACGACGGAGCAGGAACGGGCGTTGTAAAGGCTCTCGTGGAGCTCGCCCACACCCTCGGTCTGCGAGTCGTGGCCGAAGGCGTCGAGACCTCTCGCCAGCTCTCGCTCCTCAGGGAGATGGGGTGTGAGGTCGCCCAGGGCTACCACATCTCCCGCCCCGTTGAAGCGGAGGCCGCCGGTCGCCTTATTACCTCCGGTCTACGCTGGACATAA
- a CDS encoding NUDIX domain-containing protein — protein MRDYSKNRDYKAGQAPVTDFGVRIAVVVRKQGRTLLVRHEKPGREPYFVLPGGRLEPGETIPECAVREVLEETGLTVEYAGTLYVNEFLRGGRHTVDITVEATIPGDFVAGATLGSDPEVPPGEAPTLVAVEWVARENLASVGLLPESVRERLLADSRTEAPANGKPDVYLGASAG, from the coding sequence ATGCGGGACTACTCAAAGAATAGAGATTACAAAGCCGGTCAGGCACCCGTTACGGACTTCGGCGTTCGCATCGCAGTCGTTGTACGAAAACAGGGACGGACCCTGCTGGTCCGACACGAGAAGCCGGGCCGCGAGCCGTATTTCGTTCTGCCGGGCGGGCGGCTGGAGCCGGGCGAAACCATCCCCGAATGCGCCGTTCGAGAGGTTCTGGAAGAGACCGGCCTTACCGTTGAGTACGCCGGAACCCTCTACGTAAACGAGTTTCTGAGGGGAGGCCGCCACACCGTGGACATCACCGTGGAGGCCACGATACCCGGAGACTTCGTCGCCGGGGCGACGCTCGGCTCCGACCCGGAGGTGCCCCCCGGTGAAGCCCCGACGCTCGTTGCGGTGGAGTGGGTCGCCCGCGAAAACCTCGCCTCGGTCGGGTTGCTGCCGGAGTCCGTCAGGGAACGGCTGCTCGCGGACAGCCGGACAGAAGCCCCCGCAAACGGAAAACCGGATGTCTACCTCGGCGCAAGCGCGGGCTGA
- a CDS encoding CPBP family intramembrane glutamic endopeptidase: MQSPLQVLFVTAASSLILGLFTVGLFFAGVFTARRLGYSPTYSLSSLGFSRPGGGMGAVGGAGLGFLIGLGAVFVGGIISAATALILTRLGYPADNSAQQPFMDSLRSWVETNPTLAVPAIISVVVIIGPACEELAFRGGIFNGLNNLGRFLYGTLSRGDTPAKLSSLGAPAVLAAVLSSVFFALLHLSPVILPSLFVFALVLCYLFQKTGSLIPCFVAHATFNSFATGVIILTGLGVAPTLPT; encoded by the coding sequence GTGCAATCCCCCCTTCAGGTACTGTTCGTTACTGCGGCTTCAAGCCTGATACTGGGCCTCTTCACCGTCGGTCTTTTCTTTGCCGGGGTCTTTACCGCAAGGCGGCTCGGATACTCCCCCACCTACTCGCTCTCCTCGCTGGGTTTCTCACGCCCCGGTGGCGGGATGGGGGCGGTTGGCGGTGCGGGGCTCGGGTTCCTGATCGGCCTCGGGGCGGTCTTTGTCGGCGGCATCATCAGCGCAGCGACGGCTCTGATCCTTACCCGGCTCGGATACCCTGCCGACAACTCGGCCCAGCAGCCGTTCATGGACTCCCTGAGGTCCTGGGTTGAGACAAACCCGACCCTCGCCGTCCCGGCCATAATCTCCGTCGTAGTCATTATCGGTCCAGCCTGCGAGGAACTCGCCTTCAGGGGCGGCATCTTCAACGGCCTGAACAACCTCGGGCGTTTTCTTTACGGAACGCTCTCAAGAGGCGACACACCCGCCAAGCTCTCGTCGCTCGGCGCGCCGGCGGTGCTGGCAGCCGTGCTCTCCTCGGTGTTCTTCGCTCTGCTGCACCTGTCGCCGGTTATCCTACCCTCGCTCTTCGTCTTCGCCCTTGTCCTCTGCTACCTCTTCCAGAAGACCGGAAGCCTCATCCCCTGTTTTGTGGCGCACGCCACCTTCAATTCCTTTGCGACCGGGGTGATCATCCTCACCGGCCTCGGCGTAGCCCCGACCCTGCCGACCTGA
- a CDS encoding competence/damage-inducible protein A: protein MSFQNIEQIEKIERAEILTIGTEILLGDIVDTNSAWISGRLAELGVGIFRHTTVGDNPDRIVEAMREAASRADLVITTGGLGPTSDDLTNECLATLAGVGMTEYAEAREHIDAKFRQFGRVPSPSNYKQALFPEDTTLIPNPLGTAPGAMLAVDGVLFATMPGVPPEMHGMFDETLAPLLRKKSDGIIVSRTLWFVGMGESAIAERVQEFLDAEDPTVAPLAGQGKVRLRITTRAATKEAAETKIAPVEKELLFRLGDHFFGYNSETLESSAARMLGERGLTVALAESCTGGLLAKRLTDLPGSSAYFKEGFVTYSNESKERLLGVSKKTLDLFGAVSEEVAREMAEGVRKLSGADYGLSVTGVAGPDGGTEEKPVGLVWVGVSGGTGTRAEKLDLTAWAKSRSAVRERSANLAFAALRQAVEDASSGAGKDTESTYVNRDTSV from the coding sequence TTGAGTTTTCAGAACATCGAGCAGATAGAGAAAATAGAGCGAGCCGAGATACTCACCATCGGGACCGAGATCCTTCTCGGCGACATCGTAGACACAAACTCGGCCTGGATCTCCGGTCGCCTCGCGGAACTCGGGGTCGGCATCTTTCGCCACACGACGGTCGGCGACAACCCGGACCGGATCGTCGAGGCGATGCGGGAGGCGGCCTCCCGCGCCGACCTCGTCATTACCACCGGCGGCCTCGGACCTACCTCGGACGACCTCACGAACGAGTGTCTTGCAACCCTCGCCGGGGTCGGGATGACCGAGTACGCCGAAGCCCGCGAACACATAGACGCGAAATTCCGGCAGTTCGGTCGCGTGCCCTCACCCTCCAACTACAAGCAGGCGCTTTTCCCCGAGGACACGACCCTGATACCAAACCCCCTGGGGACCGCTCCGGGGGCGATGCTCGCGGTGGACGGAGTGCTTTTTGCCACGATGCCCGGCGTGCCGCCCGAGATGCACGGAATGTTCGACGAGACCCTCGCCCCGCTTCTTCGCAAAAAGAGCGACGGCATCATCGTCTCCCGGACCCTCTGGTTTGTGGGGATGGGTGAATCGGCGATCGCCGAGCGCGTCCAGGAGTTCCTCGACGCCGAAGACCCGACCGTCGCCCCGCTCGCCGGACAGGGCAAGGTCCGACTCCGCATCACCACCCGCGCCGCCACAAAGGAGGCCGCCGAGACAAAGATAGCCCCCGTCGAGAAAGAACTCCTCTTTCGGCTCGGGGATCACTTCTTCGGCTACAACTCCGAAACGCTCGAAAGCTCCGCCGCCCGAATGCTCGGAGAACGCGGCCTCACGGTCGCCCTCGCCGAGAGCTGCACCGGTGGCCTGCTCGCCAAACGCCTCACCGACCTCCCCGGCTCATCGGCCTACTTCAAGGAAGGCTTCGTCACCTACTCAAACGAGTCGAAAGAAAGGCTCCTCGGGGTCTCGAAAAAGACCCTCGACCTCTTCGGAGCCGTCTCCGAAGAGGTCGCCCGCGAGATGGCCGAGGGCGTGCGTAAGCTCTCCGGCGCGGATTACGGCCTCTCCGTAACCGGGGTCGCCGGGCCGGATGGCGGCACCGAAGAGAAACCCGTCGGCCTCGTGTGGGTCGGGGTCTCCGGCGGGACCGGCACGCGCGCCGAGAAACTCGACCTCACGGCGTGGGCGAAGTCCCGCAGCGCCGTCCGGGAGAGAAGCGCCAACCTCGCCTTCGCCGCGCTCCGCCAGGCCGTGGAAGACGCCTCATCCGGGGCGGGAAAAGACACTGAAAGTACATACGTGAATCGGGATACATCCGTTTAG